The following proteins are co-located in the Solea solea chromosome 21, fSolSol10.1, whole genome shotgun sequence genome:
- the LOC131448746 gene encoding transcription factor Sox-8-like → MTEETKPLTEHPCSPAGSDRSMTPHGSDSESPASAAESDARDTASGNTPQRGAETERFPTCIRDAVSQVLKGYDWSLLPMPSHGERGLKSKPHVKRPMNAFMVWAQAARRKLADQYPHLHNAELSKTLGKLWRILSETEKRPFVEEAERLRLQHKKDYPDYKYQPRRRKSSKPGLGDCKAGLVQQQQDLFKTEPGTTRVAGTGDTHHHYYPDRTGQSHGPPTPPTTPKTDLHSGGKHDGHQVVDGGGSGATINNSGSGSSAPPPGRQNIDFSKVDISELSTDVISTIDGFDVHEFDQYLPPNSHSSAVLTPPDSSHGHNTTTTTTTGSFVLPNVYSHSHSSPIWTPKSSSGPSPGMPPTSSSSDTSEDSGHKPQIKMEQMSPGHYNSSSSSTPPPPPEYTSLSSGTCPPSSSTATSSASQYNDLQCPSFYSAFSGYPAGLYQYPYFHSSRSPYATQLINSLALAPSPRSPPSGWEQPIYTTLSRP, encoded by the exons ATGACAGAGGAGACCAAACCGTTAACGGAGCATCCGTGCAGTCCAGCGGGCAGCGACCGCTCCATGACCCCGCATGGTTCGGACTCAGAGTCTCCAGCTTCTGCAGCGGAGTCTGACGCACGGGACACTGCGTCCGGAAACACGCCGCAGCGTGGCGCGGAGACCGAGCGCTTCCCCACCTGCATCCGCGACGCGGTGTCGCAGGTGTTGAAGGGCTACGACTGGTCGCTGCTGCCGATGCCCAGTCACGGTGAGCGAGGACTGAAGAGTAAACCTCACGTGAAGCGGCCGATGAACGCGTTCATGGTTTGGGCACAGGCGGCGCGCAGGAAGCTGGCGGATCAGTATCCTCACCTGCACAACGCCGAGCTCAGCAAGACGCTGGGGAAACTGTGGCG AATTCTCTCTGAAACAGAGAAGCGTCCCTTTGTCGAGGAGGCCGAGAGGCTGAGGCTGCAGCACAAGAAAGACTACCCCGACTACAAGTACCAGCCTCGAAGACGGAAGAGCTCAAAACCGGGTTTAGGGGATTGTAAGGCTGGACTGGTCCAGCAACAGCAGGATTTGTTTAAGACAGAACCAGGGACAACCAGGGTGGCTGGTACGGGGGACACGCATCATCATTACTATCCAGACAGGACAG GCCAGTCTCATGGACCTCCAACACCTCCCACCACTCCGAAAACTGACCTCCACTCGGGCGGCAAACATGATGGCCACCAGGTTGTGGATGGTGGTGGCAGCGGCGCCACCATCAACAACAGTGGCAGTGGCAGCTCTGCTCCACCTCCTGGCCGCCAGAACATCGACTTCAGCAAAGTGGACATCTCAGAGCTCAGCACTGATGTCATAAGCACCATCGATGGATTCGATGTGCACGAGTTTGACCAGTATCTGCCTCCAAACAGCCACAGCTCCGCTGTTCTAACTCCGCCAGACTCCAGCCATGgacacaacaccaccaccaccaccaccacaggaTCATTCGTCCTACCGAACGTCTACTCTCACTCCCACAGCAGTCCAATCTGGACTCCCAAATCTTCTAGTGGTCCATCGCCTGGAATGCCACCAACATCTTCTAGTAGTGACACCAGTGAGGACAGTGGCCACAAACCTCAGATTAAAATGGAGCAGATGAGCCCAGGTCACTACAACAGCTCGTCCTCTTCtactccaccacctcctccagagTACACCTCCCTCAGCTCAGGAACctgccctccctcctcctctaccGCTACATCTTCCGCCAGCCAGTACAATGACCTTCAGTGCCCCAGTTTCTACAGCGCCTTCTCCGGCTACCCCGCCGGTCTGTATCAATACCCCTACTTCCACTCCTCCAGGAGTCCATACGCCACGCAGCTTATCAACAGTTTGGCCTTGGCACCGTCTCCGCGCAGTCCTCCCTCTGGCTGGGAGCAACCGATCTACACAACGCTCTCCAGGCCTTGA
- the lmf1 gene encoding lipase maturation factor 1: MADSSEGAGSSVRRRRVDNKRQTETETVDSSSGKHGGGADTEQRLESLHTGSYWLTRIVLLRSVAFIYLVAFTVAYNQNKQLIGENGLMPCKSYLNSVKRYVGGKIGVAALAYTPSVLWFLSWDDMDGNLDGIALVGMALSGLVLVTGMANMVVMATLWVLYRSLVSVGQLWYSFGWETQLLETGFLAIFLCPLWTLSQVPRRCPPSLVCIWTFRWLIVRIMLGAGLIKIRGDKCWRDLTCMDYHYETQPVPNPMSYYMHRSPRWFHVFETSSNHFIELVVPFFTFLGRRMCVISGAIQILFQVVLIVSGNLSFLNWLTIVPSLACFDDASLGFLFRAGGGAKKAVLDIQNEDAAGRTPKPSKGMLIRRVVNVSLGVAIGFLSVPVVMNLLSSKQVMNTSFDPLGIVNTYGAFGSITKERTEVIFQGTLSPDPKDPDAVWEEYQFLCKPGDVYRRPCLISPYHYRLDWLMWFAAFQTYEQSEWVIHIAGRLLSNDSNVLSLLDHNPFQGRDPPRWVRGEHFRYKFSVPGSASAVQGKWWLRKRIGPYFPAVDLEALRGYFQSRNWPHPHLPRNRM, encoded by the exons ATGGCGGACTCCAGTGAGGGAGCAGGCAGCTCTGTGAGGAGAAGACGCGTGGACAataagagacagacagagacagagacagtggacagcagcagtggaaaaCATGGAGGAGGCGCGGACACTGAGCAGAGGCTGGAGTCGCTGCACACCGGAAGTTACTGGCTCACCCGCATCGTGCTGCTGCGCTCCGTCGCCTTTATTTACT TGGTGGCGTTCACCGTCGCTTACAACCAGAACAAGCAGCTGATCGGTGAAAACGGTCTGATGCCCTGCAAGAGCTACCTGAACAGCGTGAAGCGCTACGTGGGCGGGAAGATAGGCGTGGCCGCTCTGGCGTACACGCCCTCTGTCCTCTGGTTCCTGTCCTGGGACGACATGGACGGCAACCTGGACGGCATCGCCCTGGTGGGAATGGCTCTGTCCGGGTTGGTGCTGGTGACGGGGATGGCCAACATGGTTGTCATGGCGACACTGTGGGTGCTTTACCGCTCGCTGGTCAGCGTGGGGCAGCTGTG GTACTCCTTTG GTTGGGAGACTCAGCTGCTGGAGACGGGCTTCCTGGCCATTTTCTTGTGTCCGCTTTGGACTCTGTCCCAGGTCCCGCGCCGCTGTCCCCCGTCCCTCGTCTGCATCTGGACATTCCGGTGGCTCATTGTCCGCATCATGTTAGGAGCT ggtCTTATTAAAATCCGAGGGGACAAATGCTGGAGGGACCTGACCTGCATGGACTATCACTATGAG ACTCAGCCAGTTCCCAACCCCATGTCCTACTACATGCACCGCTCGCCGCGGTGGTTCCACGTCTTCGAGACGTCGTCCAACCACTTCATCGAGCTCGTCGTCCCGTTCTTCACCTTCCTCGGCAGACGGATGTGCGTCATCAGCGGAGCCATCCAGATCCTGTTCCAG GTCGTTCTCATCGTGAGCGGGAACCTCAGTTTCCTCAACTGGCTCACCATCGTTCCCAGTCTGGCGTGTTTTGACGACGCGTCGCTCGGCTTCTTGTTCCGCGCCGGCGGTGGAGCCAAGAAGGCGGTGCTTGACATCCAGAACGAGGACGCTGCCGGACGGACCCCGAAACCCAGCAAAG GTATGCTGATTCGTCGGGTGGTGAACGTCTCTCTGGGCGTTGCGATCGGCTTCCTGAGCGTTCCAGTGGTGATGAACCTGTTGAGCTCCAAGCAGGTGATGAACACCTCCTTCGACCCCCTGGGCATCGTCAACACCTACGGGGCCTTTGGCAG CATCACCAAGGAGCGCACCGAGGTGATCTTCCAGGGAACTTTGAGTCCAGATCCAAAGGATCCTGATGCGGTTTGGGAGGAATACCAGTTCCTGTGTAAGCCGGGAGATGTTTACCGAAGACCGTGCCTCATATCGCCGTATCATTACCGGCTGGACTGGCTCATGTGGTTCGCTGCCTTTCAG ACCTATGAGCAGAGTGAGTGGGTGATACACATCGCAGGACGCCTGCTCTCCAACGACAGCAACGTCCTCTCCCTGCTCGACCACAACCCCTTCCAGGGCAGAGACCCAccgag GTGGGTACGAGGAGAACATTTCAGATACAAGTTCAGCGTGCCGGGCAGCGCCAGCGCAGTGCAGGGGAAGTGGTGGCTGAGGAAACGCATCGGACCTTACTTCCCCGCAGTCGACCTGGAAGCACTGAGAGGATACTTCCAGTCCAGGAACTGGCCCCACCCACATTTACCACGGAACAGGAtgtaa